DNA from Streptomyces sp. NBC_01476:
GTCGACGGTGTCGTGGCCGAGGACCTCGGGCACGCGCAGGCCGGAGGCTGTAGCAGCGAGGGTCAGGCCGGTGATCTCCCGTTGGGCGCGTTCGGCCGGTCGGTGGGTGTAGATCTTCAGGATGGCGGTCTTGGACAGGAAGACCATGGACCGGCCGCCGTAGCCGACGATGGCGGCCTGGTCAAAGAGGGTGTCCAGGGCGGATTCGGCGGCCTGGCGCGCGCAGTCGATCTCGCTGGCCAGCCGGGCCAGCACCGGGTGCTGCCCGCCGTCGCTAGCCGGTGTCATGCTCTCGCCCATCCTCGTCCTCGGTTCCTGTCGGGTACGCCATTCGTGCAGCCAGTATGGTGGCCGGTCCGCCATCGCCAGGACCTCCGGTCGTGCCGCCGGCCCGCCGCCCGGCGGCCCCGCGTGGCCGGCGGTGGAGCGGTAGGCGCGCAGGGCCAGCACCGCGGCGGCGGCCCAGGAGAATTCGGACTCCGCCAGGCTCCGTCCGGCATCCCCCAGGCGCCGCCGCAGCCCTTCGTCGTTGCGCAGAGCGGTGACCAGGTCGGGCAGGTCCCCCATAGCCGGGTCGGTGGAGACCAGCGCGAAGGCGCGCGGGTCGGGCAGCCCGGCGAACGCTTCCGGGCTTCCGACGACCGGCAGCCCGGCGGCAAGGTACTGGAGCACCTTCAGTTTCATCCCGCCGCCGGAGTCCAAGGGGGCCACGGCGACCTGTGCGGTGGACAGGGCGGCGCGCAGGTCGGGCACAGGGCCGTGCAGCTGCAGCACGCTGCCCGTGCCCAGGGCCCGCAGTGCGGCGGGGTACCGGCCGTAGACGTCGACTGATCCGCCGACCGGGGCGAGTACCGGGGCGAGGCGGGCCCGTAGGAAGGCGGTGGCCCTCGCGTTGGGCTCGTAGTACAGGTTGCCGACAAACGCCGCTGTCCCGGGCCGCTCGCGAGCGTGGTCTGGGGGCGGGCCGGGCTCGACTCCGCACGGCACGATGTGCACGGCCCGCCCCCGCAGGGCGGTGGCCAGGTCGGCGTCGCGGCGGGTGAAGGCGACTACCGCGTCGGCTGTGGCGACGGCGGTCGCCTGGAGCACGGCGGCCTGGCGGACTTCCCATTCGCCGCTGCCGATGGTGCGGGCGACGGCGGCCTCGTCGTCGTGCATCTCGTACACCAGTCGCGCCCCGCCCGCGTCCGCCAGGGCGCGGCCGTAGCGGACGGTCAGCTGGGTGTTGGACATCACGAGCACGTCCGGGGCCAGCTCCCGCACCTGGGCGGTGAGCGGGGCGGTGTCCTCGTACAGGGCCGCATACGGCAGGTAGCGCACGCCGAACGGCCAGCGGCGGGTGGGTGCGGAGCGGGGGTTGAGGTCGCACAGCAGCAGCGTGACGTCGGCTCCGGCGTCGGCCAGGCGCCGGTTCAGGTGCAGGGTCCGTGCGGCGGCCCCGGTCAGCGGCAGGGACCTCTGGAAGCCGGCCGTGTCGAAGAGCACCACCACCCGCAGCCGGGACGTGCGGGGGTCAGTCATCGCTCTTCACCGCCACGAAGCCGTCGCTGAAGACCAGGGCGTCCAGGTCGGTGTGGCAGAACGTCGCCACCGCCTGCGCGGGGCTCTCCACGATCGGTTCGCTGTCGTTGAACGAGGTGTTCAGCACCACCGGCACACCGGTCAGCTCCCCGAAGCGGCTGATGAGCCGGTGGAAGCTCGGGTGAACGGCGGCGTCGACGGTCTGCACCCGGGCGGTGCCGTCGACGTGCGTGACCGCGCCGAGCTGGTCCCGGCGTTCGCTGCGCACCTGGGGAGCGAAGAGCATGTAGGGGCTGTCCTCGTCGAGGTCGAACCACTGGCCAGCGTGCTCGGCAGGCACCGCGGGGGCGAAGGGACGGAAGAACTCGCGGTGCTTGATACGGGTGTTGAGCACGTCACGGGTGGCCTGGTGGCGCGGGTCGGCGAGGATGCTGCGCGAACCGAGCGCGCGGGCGCCCAGTTCGCTGCCGCCGTCGAACCACCCCACCAGCCGGCCCTCGGCGAGCATCTGGGCCGCCGCGGTGGCAGGGTCGGATTCGGGCCGCCAGCCGAACCGACGGTGCGGATGCCGCTCGGCCAGACCCGAGCGCGGGTGCCGGCGCAGCGCGAGCCGGATCTCCTCGCCGGTGTACGTGCGGCCGAAAGCGTCCCGGCCGGCCAGCGGAAGCCGGGGCACCGTGCCGGTGAGGTGGTGGATGCCGTACAGCGCGTTGCCCAGCGCCTGGCCGCGGTCGGAGGCCGGCGGCGGCACGAACATCCGGGCGCCGGTGCGGCGCCGGACCACCTCGTTAGCGACGCAGTTCATCGCCACCCCACCCGCGAAGCACACCGCGGTGCGCTGGTGCTCTGCCATCAGGCGGGCGACGACCTCGGCCAGCACGTCCTCGGTCTGGGCCTGCACCCACGCCGCCAGCTCCCTCGCCCGCGGGGTGTCCCACCCGGGTGCCCCGAGGTCCAGGCCGGCGGTGGCGGCGAACTCGGCCAGGCCCCGGTCGTGGGTGCGCGCCAGTCGCCCCTCGACCTGGGTTCCGGACAGGTCGAACAGCGGCACCTCGATGGCCTTCGGGTCGCCGTAGGAGGCGAGCGCCATCGTCTTGCCGGACTCCTGCCCGTCGAAGCCGAGCCAGTTGGTCACCGCCTCGTACGTGGCGCCGATCCCGCCCGCCCGCGCGCGGCCCTCACGGTTGCCGCCCACCCGGGTGATCGCGGTGCGGTCGGCAAGGAAGTAGCTCTCGGTCTGGTGGTCGTTGCCCGAGCCGTCGGCGACCACGACCAGGGCCTCGTCGTGGCCGGAGAGGCAGAACGCGCCGTAGGCGTGGGACAGGTGGTGGTCGACTGTCGTGATCCGGGCCGCGGGCAGCCCGAACAGGTCCAGGCCGCCGGTGAAGCTTTCCTCCAGCCGGGGGCCGACCCCGGAGAACACCACCACGCCGACGTCGGCGAGGGCGATCTCGGCGGCCTGGAGGCAGTACGCCAGGGCGGCCTGCCAGCCGCCGGAGTAGCGGGTGCGGTTCAGGCGCTCCTCGGCGACGGCCACCACCTTCTCCCCGGCTACGACGGCGCATCCGCCGTCGTGCCCCAGGTTCAGTCCCACTGCTATCGGCATGTCACCCACGTCCGATCCCCTCCTTCTTCTTCTCCACCACGAGCCCGGAGGGGGCCGCGGTCGGTCTGCGTAACCTGGTCCAGGCCAGGTGGATCCGTTCGGTGTGCAGGCCCGCGATCCGCAGTGCGTCGGTCACCGCCGCCCGCCGGCCGTCCTGGTGGCGGAGCCGTGTCCAGGTCACTGCGTCGCGGAGCCGGTAGCTGTCGTGGATTCCGGCGTCCGGGTGGATCGCCAGCAGCCGGGCGATCGAGACGCCGTGCCACCAGGCGCGCCCGGCTACCGCGCGGGCTCTCAGGTCGGCGGGGTGGATCGCGCGGTGCACGACGGCGTCCGGTACCACCACCACGCGCAGGCCGTCCCGCTCCGCCCGGACGGTGAACTCCAGTTCCTCGCAGCTGAGATGACGCAGCCCGGCGACGCCGAGCCGCGTGTCGAACCACGGCCGCGGGCGCCGGCGCATCGCCAGGTTGCAGCCGACCACCCAGTACGGCGCGGCCAGGCCGGTGGTCGTCTGCGGCCACAGCGGCGGCACGAACAACTGCATCACTTCGGGAGGAACGGCGGCCGGGGTGCTGCCGGTGAAGCGGGGGACGACCCGGCCGCCCGCCGCGTACGCGCCGGTCTCTTCCAGCGCCCGGACCATCCCGCTTGCCCAGCCGGGTTCGGGTCGCGCGTCGGGATCGGTGATCAGGACGATGTCCCCGCGGGCCAGACCGATGCCGGTGTTGCGGGCGCGGGACAGCCCAGGCTGCGGTTCGTGGACGATCCGGCAGTCCATCGGCCCCAGACGGCCGGCTCCCGGCCGCAGGACCGGGGTGGGATGGTTGTCCACCACGATCAGTTCGATGCCGCCCGGGATCTCCTGCGCGTCAAGCGCTGCCGCCAGGCCCTCCAACGCGGCGGTGTTGCCGCGGACTGCCACCACTACGCTTGCCCCCGGGCGGGCAGCGCCGCCCGGGAATAACGGACTGGTCACCGGTTCCTCCTCGACGTTCGGACCGCTTTGGCGGAAAGTCCCCGGAGCCCAAGCTCAGGCAGCCGGGCAGGGGCAGTGCTGTGCAGTGTCGGCGGTGGTGCTGAGCTGGAACGAGACGCGCTTGCCACATGGCAGGGGCAGCACGTCCAGTTCGTCGACCAGAGCGGACAGCAGGAGCAGCCCCCGGCCGGCCTCAGCGTCGTCAGCGGGTGCCGTGACGACGGCGACCAGGACTCCGTCCGCCAGTTCGCGGACCAGCAGTTCACAGTCTCCCGGCGTGTGGCGCCACACATTTGTGAGCAGCTCGGTGACTCCGAGTTCCACGACGAAGCCAAGTTCGCTGCGCTTCCACAGCCGCAGCACAGCGCGCACGATCTCGCGCACCGGCCCCACCGTCTCCGGACGGACGCCGGGAAGCACCAAGTGCTGCTGCCGTACTGGGGAGAAGTTCAGGGTGTCGCCGGCGCGGAGTTCGGTGCGTTCCAGGGCGAGCGGGGTGAGGGAGATGGGTGCGTCGTGGGCGTAGCCGAGGAGGGCGGAGGCGGGCGGCCAGCCCTCCTTCAGCGTGTTGCTCAGGGCGTTGCGGACGAGGAAGGCGAACTGCTCGCCGGTGACCAGGCCCGAGGCCTTCCACCGCTGGAGGGTGGCCAGCGCGAGGTCGGGCTGGGTGGCGGCGATGTCCCCCAGGTGGTTGGCCACGGAGGTGCGGACGTAGAGGTGCGGGTCGTTGTAGAGGGTCTCGAGGACGGGCAGGCCCGCGTCAGCGGGGAGCGCGATCCGTGGGGCCCAGGGGAGCAGGGGCCGGGTGGCCTCGCTTGCCAGCCGCCGTACCCGGAAATCCTCGTCGCGACTCCACACGTCGACGGCCTTCAGCGGGCCATAGCCAGCGCCGCCTTGCGTACGCGGCGCAGCTTCGGAGACTGGCCGTCGAGGATCGCCTGGACCTGGAAGGCCCAGGGCCAGACTCGCACGTAGACGATGGCCCCGAACCACGTGCCGTTGTACGGGCGTTCCCTGGCGTACTACTCGGCTCCGCACACAGAAATCAAACTGGAATCCGACTGCGGACCTTTCTGTTTCTTGATCTCAGCGGCCAAAGAACGACTGCGTTCCGCTTCCTTACCGTCTCCGGCGGTCTCGAATGCAGCGATCGCAATCTCAGCTTGCGCCTGTGCCTCCTCGGTCCGGCCGGCAAGAGCGAGAGTGCGTGCTACCTGATGACTTGCAAGCGCCGCCAGAGGGGACGATCCCTCGATGGCGAACAGATCTCGCGCCCTTTGCAGCAGCTGCAAGGCATTCTTCCAGTCGCCTGCCTCTAGTGCGATTTGACCAAGCTGCAGATCTGTCAGAGCCTCGTGAGACGGCGGGGGAACCATCAGGCCAGAGGGCTCTGCAGCCACGACGACAGCGGCAGCCAGACAATGAGACGTGACGTCTCGGCCTGGTGATCGTCCTTAGCGGGCCGGGGAGTCGGCATACCTCTCTCCTTTCCCGTGCTCTCCTAAAATTTATTCGGCGGTGCCAGTGCACAACGCGAGGCGTGTGGTGAGCATCTTTCCCGATCGCGGGGCGAACCGCATATCTCCCAAGTGATATAACGCCAGTGATATTGGGTCGATTCTCAAGACAGGCAGAAGGGAGCGACTCCGCTTGTCCGTGTAGGGCGAGAGGGCATCGCCCCAGCGCGCCGCGCGCCGCCCAGCAGGGCGATCAACCTCGCACGCAGCAGCGGGCTCGTCCAAGGCCCTCGTGGCACAGCGGGACTTTCACGCCAGCGAAGTTGCACGGGCGGTTTGAACCGGGCTGCGGGAAGAGGACGTGCTCACCGCGGACACCTCGCCGGTGCCCTACCAATACCCCGCTCATTGGGTTCGTCGACTGAGACCCGGAAGGCTGCGGGGAGCAGGTGGGTGCGCTGCTGCGGTTAGCGGTGCCGCCGCCGGCCACCAGGTTTCTTAACTGTCCTGGACCCCAGCAGTCGAACCCGCCGGCCACGCCCCCGCCGCGGGGCTGAGCCGACCTTGGACGTCCTGAAGACCGGGCCTGCGGGAGTGCAGCTGATCGTGCGGTAGGAAAGCCGTGCCATTGGCGCGCAGTTGGGGTTCACCGACGTCGACGGCATGTGCGTGACGTGCTGCGACCAGTGGTGGGCGGCGCGGGTGCGCTCAGAGGCCGGAGTCGGTCACTCTAGTGATCGCGCGCAGGAGCCGCGGGACGTCTTCGAGGCTGTCGAGGACGACGTCGGCTCCGGCCGCTGCCAGATCCACGGCTGGGATCTTGCCGGACGCGACCGCGATCACGCGCGCCCCGCCTTCGAGACCAGTTCGGACGTCTTCGAGGGAGTCACCGATGATGACCGTGTTGGAGCGGGAGAAGCTTCTGCCGTACTTGGCCTGGGCGTGGGCCTGAGCAACGGCTACGAGACTCGGGCGGTGGTCGCTGTCGGACGAGTATCCCCCGATCTCTGTGTCCAGGAACCCGGTGAGATCGAACGCCTTGAGCTTCAGAAGGGCGTTGAGCTTGAGGTTTCCCGTGACCACCGTCGGTACGCATCCCGGTTGGGCCTGCACGCCCTTGAGAGCGGAGACGGCTCCGGGCAGGAGGACACCCTGCTGGCGCAGGTCCTCCATGCGCGCGGCGAGGCGCCGGGGGAGGAGTTCCACCATCCGTGGCAACAGGTGCGGGATCTCTGTCTCCGGTACGGCGTTGTCCGCCAGGAGGGAGCGGATGGCCAGGGGCATGGTCACGCCGGTACCTCGTGCCGGGAGGCGCTCCGCGGGACGACCGACGATCTCGGCGAAGGTCTCCCGGTAGACCTGCCTGTCGATGTCACCGACGTACAGCAGAGTGCGGTCGATGTCCCACAGGACGAGGGTCCGCGGCTCGGCGATCACGTTCGGCTCCCTGTTGTTGGCATGGCGGCGTGTCGCTCCACTACGTCCCGAGCGTACGGGCTGTCGGCGGCTTGATGGAGCCCGTGGATCATGGAGGCGACGTGGTTGTCGAGCCTGGCCGACTGGATTGTCGCGGCCAGATCCAGGGCCTCGTGCGCTGTGGCGGCTCCGGCCTCGACATCACCTTGCTTGACGTGTGCGGTGGCGGCGCGCGAGAGGAACAGAGCCCGGGTCCGGTGATCTGCCGGATTGAGTGCCTGCCAAGCCTTGGTGAAACTGGCGGCGGCGCTTGTCGGGTCGCCGAGGTCGAGATGGCAACTGCCCGTTTGACCGTGGATCTCGCCCTCGTTGACCCAGTACAGCCAGTGCGGATCGTGCTCGGAGCGGCCCTGGGCGCACAGTTCTGCTGCCCGTCCGAGTGCGGTCAGGGCTGCCTGGCTCTCGCCGAGTTTGGCGTGCCCGCGGGCCTGCCGCATCAGGAGCATGGCTTCAAGGGCCGGCGTGCCGAGGTTCTTCACCTTGTCCCGGGCGCGCTGGGCTGCGGCCACGGCATGGTGCGGGGCACCGGTGGAGTATCCGTGGATCGCCATGTAGGACAGCGCACCAGCGCCGAGCCGTACGTCCTGTGAGGCTTTCGCCGCGCGCAGGGACGCGTACAGGTAGCCGAGTGGACGGTCCCGGTCGCCGGAGTCGAAGGCAAACCATCCGGTCTGCATGGCGGTGTCGGCGATGATCGCCGCGAGACGTCGTCCCGTCTCCTCGTCGTACGAGGTCTTCTCCACGAGGTGCTTGAGGAACCGGAGATGGCTGTCCCCGAGGGCAGTGAGGGTACCGCTGCCGTCACTCGCGTCCATGGTTCGGAGACTGTCGGTGGTGGACTGCAGGGCGTCCAGCAGGTCACCGGTGAGCTGACTTCCCTCTGCTGCTCTGGTCAGGGGTTCCGCTTCGGCGGTGTCCCAGGCGTTGACGAAAGCGGTGAGGGAGATGACGCTTGCACTGAGGAATCGCCGACGGTCCATCGCGCTGCCTCCTGCCGCGCTGTCCAGTGCTTCCACCAAGCGGGCCGCGGTCCAGGGGAGACCTGGATCGGCGTCGCCGGCGAACGGGGCTTGGGGCGCCTGCTCGCCTGGGCCATGACCATGGCGGAGAGGGAAGGCAGCCAGATCGGCCGGTACGCCAAGTCCCGTCAAAAACTTGATGATCTTGTCGATGTTGGTGAGCCTTCGGGTACCCGACTCCAGCATGGACAGGAAGGGCTGGCTTATCCCGGTGATCTGGGCCATGTCTTCCTGACGGAGACCGCTTCGGAGTCTGATGAGGCGGCTGGCACTGCCGAAGTCCCAGTTCCCAAGCGCACTTTGGACTTCCGCATCCGACCAGACGGATTCCGGGACGAACGGCATGTAATGAGCTTGCCTGGGCTGCGAGCGGGCGCAGGAAAAGCATAGGGGATCCAGGTTGTACTGACTCAAGGAGCAGCCGCATCGATCGCAGCGCTGTGGCGCTTGGCGAGGCACCCCTTCCCTCCTCCGGGCGAGATGTGCGGTTCCCCGGGTTCCCTCCCGAAGCCGTAATCACCTTAGCCTCGATCTGCCCTGATAGTCCCCGCATCATTCGGTATCACGTGGTGCGGGAATCGAGGCTCACGTCAGGGCCCCAAGTAGGCGACGCAGCCAGGCTGGGAGCCGGGAGGCCCCGCCGTGACGCGTACCTGGCCGAGGGCAGCCAGGCACGCCCGGCTCGACCGATGGGTCCTGCTCGGCCCCGTACGCCTGTACCAGCGCCAGCCGGTCTCTGCCGCAGCGGCTGTCACGCCTGCCTCGTCAGGTACTGCTGCACCCCTCCTGCCGTGCCCGGCACGGTGGGCACCTCCGCCCATACCCGAGTACCTCCGCCAGGCCCGGGCGCGCAGCCCCAGCGCGTGCAGAGGGCAGTGACCACGGTCAGACCCCGCCCGCGCTCCGCGTTCTCAGACCGCGGGCGTGCCGTCAACCGGCCGGCTACGGCCCGCCATCGATCACCGACACCCGGATCGTCACCGGGGCGCCCGCGAGCATGACCGTCACCCGGTGACCAGGAGCGTGCTCGATCGCATTTGCGGCCAATTCAGAGGTGACCTGCGCCAGGACAGTGGACAGGGCGGTGTCGTTCAGTTGCTTGGTCCGGTTTGATCACGTGATGCCGAGGGTGGCGAGCGGGCGGGTGGCGTCGCGTGCGTGGTGGCGGAGACTGGCGGCGATGCCGGTGTGTCCGGCGAGGCGGAGGGCTCCGATGGCGAGGTGGCGGAGGCTGGCCATGGCTCGTGGGGCTGTGCCGGTGCGGACGCGGAAGGCGTCCTCGGCGTAGGTGGTGTCGCGTATGTGGTGGAGCTGGTTGTACGAGTCGGCCAGGGGCGCGGTTCCGCCGTTTCCGGCGGGCGTTTCCCCTGGCCGCTCGCCCGAACCCGGCGTGCCAGTTTCCCGGCACCGGGCTCTCCACGAGTCCCTCAGGCGGTGGCCTGGGCTGGTCGCGCGGACCACGGGGTGGGGATGGTGTTGCCCCGGTAGCGGTATCGCTGGATGGGTACCTTCGCGGGGTTGAACAAGTCCACGCCGTCGGCGGTGAAGCCCCACCGGTTGCGGGGGTTGCCGTAGGTGCGGACGATCCATCTCCAGTTCCTGCGCCGGTGGCGTCGGCGGAGCCACTTCCACACTCGGTGCCACAGGTTGAGCTGCTCTGGGTTTGGTGGAGTCCCTGATGCCGGGGTTACGATCCTGGCGAGGGAGAACTACCAGCACCATGCCAGCACCCCGTAAATATCCCGATGAACTCCGTGAGCGTGCGATCCGTGAGGTCCGTGCGACCGGCCGCCCGATCGCGCATGTCGCGAAGGATCTGGGCATCCATAAGGAGGCCCTGCGCGGCTGGGTCCGCCAGGCCGAGGTCGATCGTGGTGAGCGCGATGACCGGCTGACCAGCGCCGAACACGACGAGCTCAGGCAACTCCGCCGGGAGAATGCCGAGTTGAGGCGGGCGAATGAGATCCTCAAGGCAGCCTCGGTGTTTTTTGCCCAGGAGATCGACCGTCCCCGGACGAGGCCGAGCAGGTGATCGACCACCTGCGTGACAGAGGTCTCGGGGTCGATCCCGTCTGCCGGGTTCTTGAGCTGTCGCCGTCGACGTATTTCGCCCGCAAGAAGCGGCCGAAGTCGGCCCGCCGGCTCCGTGATGAGCAGTTCATGCCGCTGATTGAGCAGGTCCACGCGGAGTCGGGCGGCACGTATGGGGCCCGTCGGATCACCCGCGCCCTTCGGCGCAAGGGCCACGAGGTGGCCCGCTGCACCGTCGAGCGGCTGATGGCCGAGCTTGGCCTGGAGGGCGTGATCCGTGGCCGGCGGCGGCGCACGACAGTCCCGGAGCCTTCGGCGCCCCGGCCGCCGGACCTGGTCGACCGCGACTTCACCGCGAGCCGGCCGGACCAGCTCTGGGTCGCGGACATGACGTATGTCCGCACCTGGTCGGGCTGGGCGTACGTGGCGTTCGTCCTGGACGTGTACTCCCGGATGATCGTCGGCTGGCAGGTCGCGAACCACATGCGGACCGAACTTCCGCTGGAAGCACTGGAGATGGCCCTGTGGCGGCGGAGGATCAAGAAGGACTCCGGCCTCGTCCATCACAGTGACAGGGGTTCGCAATATCTATCAATTCGGTACACTGGCCGGCTCGCCGACATCGGCGCCTCCGCCTCCGTCGGCTCCGTCGCCGACTCGTACGACAACGCCATGGCCGAGGCCCTGAACGGCACGTTCAAGGCCGAGCTGATCGAGATGCAGGGCCCCTGGAAGGACGTCGAGCAGGTCGAACGGGCGATCTTCCAGTGGATCACCTGGTACAACGAAGAACGGCTCCACTCCGCACTCGATTACGTGCCGCCCGCCGAGTACGAACAGGACTACTGGCGAAGCCAGGAACCAGTCCCACAGTCCGCCTGAAACAAGATCACCGGACTCTACGAAACTCGGGGCAGCTCAAAGTTCAACTACGCCGGGGCCGTGCCTCCCGCCTGGGCACGGGATTGACCGCAGCGGACCGTATAGGGGTTGCCCGCCGGGCGCAACTTCTTTTTTTTCCGTGTTTGAAACCTGTAGATGGCCCATGAATGGGTGGTCCACTGTCTGTTCGGTGCGTTTTTGCGGCTTGTACGGGGCGGAAAGAGCCCCGGCTTGTCCCCTTTCGCCGAGTGACGTGACTCGCGGGCGGCCCGAGTGGTTCGCCATGCCTGGGCCAAGACCTGCAAAAGATCTCGTCTCGCCCCTATTGGGGTCCGGGGGTCGGCCACGAAGCTTCATCGGGTTTGACCACAAGTAGAGGGGTGGGGTTGTGGGGCGACATCTGCGTTGGCCGGCGTTAGCCGTGGTGGGGACAGCGGGGGCGGTGACGCTCGCCGTGATGGCAGTGGGCATGCCGCCCGCGGTGGCCGCGCCGCGCGGACCGGTCACGAGCACGGCCACGGCGTCGAGCAGCGCGAAAGTGTCTGCTCCGTCGGGAGATGTGCTGCTCAACGGGTACGGCGACGGCTCGGGTTACCACCTGGCGGTGGCGACCGGGGCGAGCGGTTTCACCTGGCGTGAGGTCGCTGTGGTGCGGCCCGGTGACATCGACGACTCGTCGTGGACGGGCTACCAGTGTGTCTCCGGCGACGGCCGGTTCGCGGCGGTCGCGGTGCTGC
Protein-coding regions in this window:
- a CDS encoding phosphotransferase codes for the protein MTDPRTSRLRVVVLFDTAGFQRSLPLTGAAARTLHLNRRLADAGADVTLLLCDLNPRSAPTRRWPFGVRYLPYAALYEDTAPLTAQVRELAPDVLVMSNTQLTVRYGRALADAGGARLVYEMHDDEAAVARTIGSGEWEVRQAAVLQATAVATADAVVAFTRRDADLATALRGRAVHIVPCGVEPGPPPDHARERPGTAAFVGNLYYEPNARATAFLRARLAPVLAPVGGSVDVYGRYPAALRALGTGSVLQLHGPVPDLRAALSTAQVAVAPLDSGGGMKLKVLQYLAAGLPVVGSPEAFAGLPDPRAFALVSTDPAMGDLPDLVTALRNDEGLRRRLGDAGRSLAESEFSWAAAAVLALRAYRSTAGHAGPPGGGPAARPEVLAMADRPPYWLHEWRTRQEPRTRMGESMTPASDGGQHPVLARLASEIDCARQAAESALDTLFDQAAIVGYGGRSMVFLSKTAILKIYTHRPAERAQREITGLTLAATASGLRVPEVLGHDTVDGALAWVSATRLDGTAPTDPSDEQATALLGTVAARLHALPAGALTGLPAFRRNIRPLPEDAHPVRTRLSAVLAKAEPVQVAACVTGFVHGDYSARNLLLAPGHDPGVIDFEGCGTGCVYEDLANLYVQNCLIDGRDPRLALAAYHAESARLGRTSEVDTRHLLFHTARYFLWVLQWATEIDTALADQVTALAPNVLDALEAEGTPQL
- a CDS encoding carbamoyltransferase family protein, yielding MPIAVGLNLGHDGGCAVVAGEKVVAVAEERLNRTRYSGGWQAALAYCLQAAEIALADVGVVVFSGVGPRLEESFTGGLDLFGLPAARITTVDHHLSHAYGAFCLSGHDEALVVVADGSGNDHQTESYFLADRTAITRVGGNREGRARAGGIGATYEAVTNWLGFDGQESGKTMALASYGDPKAIEVPLFDLSGTQVEGRLARTHDRGLAEFAATAGLDLGAPGWDTPRARELAAWVQAQTEDVLAEVVARLMAEHQRTAVCFAGGVAMNCVANEVVRRRTGARMFVPPPASDRGQALGNALYGIHHLTGTVPRLPLAGRDAFGRTYTGEEIRLALRRHPRSGLAERHPHRRFGWRPESDPATAAAQMLAEGRLVGWFDGGSELGARALGSRSILADPRHQATRDVLNTRIKHREFFRPFAPAVPAEHAGQWFDLDEDSPYMLFAPQVRSERRDQLGAVTHVDGTARVQTVDAAVHPSFHRLISRFGELTGVPVVLNTSFNDSEPIVESPAQAVATFCHTDLDALVFSDGFVAVKSDD
- a CDS encoding glycosyltransferase translates to MTSPLFPGGAARPGASVVVAVRGNTAALEGLAAALDAQEIPGGIELIVVDNHPTPVLRPGAGRLGPMDCRIVHEPQPGLSRARNTGIGLARGDIVLITDPDARPEPGWASGMVRALEETGAYAAGGRVVPRFTGSTPAAVPPEVMQLFVPPLWPQTTTGLAAPYWVVGCNLAMRRRPRPWFDTRLGVAGLRHLSCEELEFTVRAERDGLRVVVVPDAVVHRAIHPADLRARAVAGRAWWHGVSIARLLAIHPDAGIHDSYRLRDAVTWTRLRHQDGRRAAVTDALRIAGLHTERIHLAWTRLRRPTAAPSGLVVEKKKEGIGRG
- a CDS encoding tetratricopeptide repeat protein, translating into MAAEPSGLMVPPPSHEALTDLQLGQIALEAGDWKNALQLLQRARDLFAIEGSSPLAALASHQVARTLALAGRTEEAQAQAEIAIAAFETAGDGKEAERSRSLAAEIKKQKGPQSDSSLISVCGAE
- a CDS encoding HAD family hydrolase, whose protein sequence is MAEPRTLVLWDIDRTLLYVGDIDRQVYRETFAEIVGRPAERLPARGTGVTMPLAIRSLLADNAVPETEIPHLLPRMVELLPRRLAARMEDLRQQGVLLPGAVSALKGVQAQPGCVPTVVTGNLKLNALLKLKAFDLTGFLDTEIGGYSSDSDHRPSLVAVAQAHAQAKYGRSFSRSNTVIIGDSLEDVRTGLEGGARVIAVASGKIPAVDLAAAGADVVLDSLEDVPRLLRAITRVTDSGL
- a CDS encoding helix-turn-helix domain-containing protein, encoding MPFVPESVWSDAEVQSALGNWDFGSASRLIRLRSGLRQEDMAQITGISQPFLSMLESGTRRLTNIDKIIKFLTGLGVPADLAAFPLRHGHGPGEQAPQAPFAGDADPGLPWTAARLVEALDSAAGGSAMDRRRFLSASVISLTAFVNAWDTAEAEPLTRAAEGSQLTGDLLDALQSTTDSLRTMDASDGSGTLTALGDSHLRFLKHLVEKTSYDEETGRRLAAIIADTAMQTGWFAFDSGDRDRPLGYLYASLRAAKASQDVRLGAGALSYMAIHGYSTGAPHHAVAAAQRARDKVKNLGTPALEAMLLMRQARGHAKLGESQAALTALGRAAELCAQGRSEHDPHWLYWVNEGEIHGQTGSCHLDLGDPTSAAASFTKAWQALNPADHRTRALFLSRAATAHVKQGDVEAGAATAHEALDLAATIQSARLDNHVASMIHGLHQAADSPYARDVVERHAAMPTTGSRT
- a CDS encoding IS3 family transposase (programmed frameshift) is translated as MPAPRKYPDELRERAIREVRATGRPIAHVAKDLGIHKEALRGWVRQAEVDRGERDDRLTSAEHDELRQLRRENAELRRANEILKAASVFFCPGDRPSPDEAEQVIDHLRDRGLGVDPVCRVLELSPSTYFARKKRPKSARRLRDEQFMPLIEQVHAESGGTYGARRITRALRRKGHEVARCTVERLMAELGLEGVIRGRRRRTTVPEPSAPRPPDLVDRDFTASRPDQLWVADMTYVRTWSGWAYVAFVLDVYSRMIVGWQVANHMRTELPLEALEMALWRRRIKKDSGLVHHSDRGSQYLSIRYTGRLADIGASASVGSVADSYDNAMAEALNGTFKAELIEMQGPWKDVEQVERAIFQWITWYNEERLHSALDYVPPAEYEQDYWRSQEPVPQSA